The Schistocerca nitens isolate TAMUIC-IGC-003100 chromosome 8, iqSchNite1.1, whole genome shotgun sequence genome includes the window aagcaagtgatagacttcgatttatttggtagaattttggggaaatgaaatcagtctacaaagcagattgcttacaagtcacacttgcgacccatcctagaatcttgctcaagtgtatggggtccgtaccagacaggactaacaggggatattgaacgtatacagagaagggcagcacgaattaaCACTTGTTTGTTTGATAagtgagagagtgtcacggagatgctgaagaaactggacTGGTaagctcttgaagatagacgtaaaccatCCAGagcaaaagcctacttacaaagtttcaagatcaACGGCTTCAAATGATGAAcctggaatatactacaaccccatacGTATCGTTCCCATATGGATCGTGAGAACAAGTCTagtttaattacagtgcacacGGAGGCATTTAAACACTCGTTCTTgccgcactccatacatgaatggagcaGGGAAAGACCGTATTGACTGGTAGAGTGGAAGATAACctttgccatgtacttcacagtggtttgcagagtttagACGTAGATGGAGACTAATGACACATAATTTTTTAATTTGACCTCATCCACATGACAACTCTCCAAAtaacacttaagtgtttggcagggGAGATGGAATTACTTTCAGACTACTCTTCAGCCGACCCATACTAGACCAGCACTTGGGAAAAATGCAACGAAAAATGCACTTGTTTTAATGATTATCATCATCCCAACtctcctgttcaaatggctctgagcgctatgggacttaacatcttaggtcatcagtcccttagaactcagaactaattaaacctaactaacctaaggacatcacaaacatccatgcccgaggcaggattcgaacctgcgaccgtagcagtcccgcggttccggactgcagcgcctagaaccgcaagaccaccgcggccggcccaactcGCCTGcagtatccgtgacactctctcccctatttagcggTAACACTAAACGagatgccattctttgaactttttcgatacccTCCGTGAATCCTATCTGATACAGATGCCATACCTCGCAGCAGTACTCGCCAAAGGGAgtggcaagcgtagtgtaggtagtctctttataTTTGTatcagcttctaagtgttctgccaacaaaaaccagtcttttgttcgccttccccacaatattttctttgtGAAGGTTCTAGTTTAAGTtcctcgtaactgtaattcctaggtatttagttgaaccgaCAATCTTAATATTCATGTGGTTTATCCCATAACAGAAATTTAACGGAAATTTTTTTGTACTCACGTGGAGGAAGGGCTTCACACATTTTGTTCTTTATGGTTAATTGCAGTTTTTCGCGCCTTGCCGGTATCTTGTCTGCGTCACTTTGCATTTCGTCATGATCTTCTCATGACATTACTAGAAGGCTAGCAGCAGCTGCTTCTGTATGGCGTGCTGGATTTCATTTTTGGCTTCTTCGAACTATTGTTGTCAAATTGGCTACGAGGCGTTTTCCAACTGTTGTTCAGTCAAATTCCCCGTCACATTCCCCTTAACGTAATCAATAATAGCATAACGCAGCGCTTTGGTTTCACAAAATGCCACGTTCGGTACCATGTACACTTCGTTTCACGTTAAAATTTGTTCCCTACATTATAACTCTCGAAGAAGATAAGTCAAAGGCTCTTTACGACTGGTTACGTTCGTTTATAATGAACAATGTTCTTATTTCATAGGAATAACTTTTTTGAGGATGTACATCATGAGTTACTGGTGGTGCTGTTTTTTGTAACTAAATGTTCTTGTCTGTTGATACACCGTTGGAAAAATAACAAAGTACGGTCAATAATAAAGTAGAAATGATGCGAAAAACTGTATTGCAAGTAGAATTTATGAGCTAACCGAATCAGATAAATGTTAGTATAATTTACAACAATGTTGGATAAACTGCAGTCTTAACCATTATCACTGATTATTTTGATAGCATCTGAACTACAAAATGAGTTCGAAACTTGAAGATTTTTGCGTCTCATTTTTGAAAGTGTACATAAAAGAGAAATGGTTCATGGTTCCTCCAAAAGTCGTATTTGGTTTACGTGATCCACGATCTGATCCCCTAAAAACATTATTCTGATTATACAATTAATTTATTAACAGCTTcaaactttaattccgccagtacctcgtctcctaccttccaaatttcacagaagctctcctgcggaccttgcaggagagcactttcccgcaaaagcaaaggtcccgagttcgagtctcggttcggcacacagttttaatctgccaggaagtttcatatcagcgcacactccgctgaagagtgaaaatttcattctagaagcatccctcaggctgtgactaactcatgtctctgcaatatcgtttcttccaggagtgctagttctgcaaggttcgcaggagagcttctgtgaagtttggaacgtaggagacgaggtactggcggaattaaggctgtgaggacggggcatgagtcatgcttgggtagctcagttggtagagtacttgcccgcgaaaggcaaaggtcccgagttcgagtctcggtccggcacacagtttttatctgccaggaagttttatattagcgcacactccgctgtagagtgaaaatttcagtctagcTTCAACCTGATCTTTGGTTAAACAAAGAATTAAAAAGTGATAGGTGCGAAATAAGTATAGTTTAAATGGATTTAAATGGATAGATCTACAGTAATCGATGATAGTGGATCTCCTGACTAAAATATAGTGCTTATGAGGAATCTTATGGGAACGATATTATCATTAGGTTCCTAGATCGTACTCGTTGTTTAAGTTTTTTTCTAATGAAacctcgccggtcggagtggccgagcggttctaggcgctacagtctggaaccgcgcgaccgctacggtcgcaggttcgaaccctgcttcgggcatggatttgtgtgatgtccttaggttagttaggtttaagtagttctaagttctaggggactgatgacctcagcagttaagtcccatagtgctcagagccatttgaactattttttaatgAAACCTCTCAtctttatttttgcataattaATCCTTATGTCCTAGGTGCATGATTCCATGAAGTCGCGGAAATGCTGTGTGGAGTAGTGAAAAGTATGGTAGCAGCTTGTGACAGGTGAAAATGATGTACTaggacagacttcgaacgtggatctTTACCTGTCACGAAAAGTGCTGTTACGGAGTGTGATATCCAGATGTGTCACACAGCCCATTACACAATTTCCGTTTGCTAGTCGTTCTCTCCTACTTTCCACACTGTTCAGTAATTCTTCTACCTACCTTCTTGGATCTGATCTCCTGAGAGAAAGCGTGCCGCGTAGAATTAATTACGCACTGCCGAGGAGTTCTTCCTATAACGCATCTTGAATCCTGCAGCTGAGTATACACTGCTTTGAAACATTCTGGTAGTGAAGATTTCATTACGGAAACAGTATATAGACTGATCCTAAGGAGAATCCACGTGGATATAGAAAAGTAGAGGATGAATGCTTTTAGTGTCTCGATAGACAAAACGACAATTAAAGTTGCGGCACCAGATAATGTTAAGTATTCACCCACCGCCGTTTTTCCATATAACTCCTGtgactatgtacagggtgtttcaaaaatgaccggtatatttgaaacggcaatacaaactaaacgagcagcgatagaaatacaccgtttgttgcaaaatgcttgggacaacagtacattttcaggcagacaaactttcgaaattacagtagttacaattgtcaacaacagatggcgctgcggtctgggaaactctatagtacgatattttccacatatccaccatgcgtagcaataatatggcgtagtctctgaatgaaattacccgaaacctttgacaacgtgtctggcggaatggcttcacatgcagatgagatgtactgcttcagctgttcaattgtttttggattctggcggtacacctggtctttcaagtgtccccacagaaagaagtcacaggggttcatgtctggcgaatagggaggccaatccacgccgcctcctgtatgtttcggatagcccaaagcaatcacacgatcatcgaaatattcattcaggaaattaaagacgtcggccgtgcgatgtggccgggcaccatcttgcataaaccacgaggtgttcgcagtgtcgtctaaggcagtttgtaccgccacaaattcacgaagaatgtccagatagcgtgatgcagtaatcgtttcggatctgaaaaatggaccaatgattcctttggaagaaatggcggcccagaccagtactttttgaggaggcagggacgatgggaccgcaacatgggcttttcggttccccatatgcgcccgttctgtttattgacgaagccgtccaggtaaaaataagcttcgtcagtaaaccaaatgctgcccacatgcatatcgccgtcatcaatcctgtgcactatatcgttaacgaatgtctctcgtgcagcaatggtagcggcgctgaggggttgccacgtttgaattttgtatgggtagaggtgtacactctggcgcatgagacgatacgtggacgtcggcgtcatttggaccgcagctgcaacatggcgaacggaaacccgaggccgctgttggatcacctgctgcactagctgcgcgttgccctatgtgcttgccgtacgcggtcgccctacctttccagaacgttcatccgtcacgttcccagtccgttgaaattttgcaaacagatcctttattgtatcgcttttcggtcctttggttacattaaacctccgttgaaaacttcgtcttgttgcaacaacactgtgttctaggcggtggaattccaacaccagaaaaatcctctgttctaaggaataaaccatgttgtccacagcacacttgcacgttgtgaacagcacacgcttacagcagaaagacgacgtacagaatggcgcacccacagactgcgttgtcttctatatctttcacatcacttgcagcgccatctgttgttgaaaattgtaactactgtaatttcgaaagtttgtccgcctgaaaatgtactgttgtcccaagcatattgcaacaaacggtgtatttctatcgctgctcgtttagtttttattgccgtttcaagtataccgctcatttttgaaacaccctgtacatggaatGCTTAATGTTTACTTATATGGCTACAAGAATTTTTATTCCAGGCAAATTTTATAGGTTTCCGATTATGGATGAGTATTGATTGTTATTGTGTGCATACTGGTTGATTTCAGAATATTTGTTATCAAAACATCAACTGGAATTTATTATCATCCATTATCATCCATTAGTATAGGTTTCCGATTACGGATGAGTATTGATTGTTATTGTGTGCATACTGGTTGATTTCAGAATATTTGTTATCAAAACATCAACTGGAATTTATTATCATCCATTTATAACGAGTGTGTTACAATTACGGTCTTGTGAAGTGACTAAATATCtcgctgttaagttccataattatataattttgaattaaataaagatacTGTGTTAATTAGTAATTTCAGTGTGCAGAAATGTTGTTTGTGTCATTGTTGGATTCTTAGTGGCAATTGTGACTTCTATAAGTCGACTGCTTGAGGTTCATTATGATAGTAATACAGTTGTTAATGGGTTAGCGTACTAAAAGAAACTGTAGAAATGTGAGTAGCAGGTACCACGTGAATAAAGACGGTAGCCTGCAGCTGGGTACGGCGTAGGTTCTTGGCACGGCGAGGGTGAAGCTCTGGTGTACTTTGTTAATGGTGGACTGGCAGCGTGCGACTTCACGCCCAGTAGCACAGTTCTATAAAGCCGTCACCTCGAAGTGACGGTGAAGTATTAGATTAGCCGCTAAGGGCTGCTGAAATTTAAACCACTCGCCGAAGCTGGAAGCACGAATAGTCTTATCAAATTGAAACACGACAGGCCGCTGTACAGATCatattattgttcgtggaaaaagcaGTATTTCCACTTTTAGTTTCTGGCTTTTACACTGACGGCATCGGTGAGGAATTTTAGTCATAGCTTTGATTTATATGTGGCTACACCTAAATACAAGTTCTATAAATTGCTAGTTCATGTCATGCGTAATAAATTTGCGCAGTTTTGTTTGTATTCGGTTGAACACTTCTAACGAAAGTattctaataatttttttacaagatGTTGGTAATAAACATTGTCTCTGTTAGACCAGATTTGAAACATTATTCGATGAAAGATGGAAATTTTGACAAACAATGGTGATGGATGATTTTCTAACTTAATCACACAAGCACAGCAAGAGGGCATACTTCCAAGTGTTTCATGTTGGAACAGCTGGGATGAGAAAAGCCTAGCAGCTTTAATTACCTACTGCTTTTTTTCATATTCAAACAATGAACTGCAAATCCTATATTAATTAAATTGACAAAACAAAATTGGCATCACCACCAGGGTATTTTATTCATACTTGTTTTATTTATCGTGTTTACTTCTGAAATTTAAGCTCCTTTTGATATTATACGTATATAGTCGCTGTTTTTTCTGTTGTatgataattttgtttaaactttaATGTGATATAGGTAATTAGTTGTTAATAGGGACAAAGTTTTTTCTTTGATAAACCCTCATTGTCTGGCTTGGAATAgcattaaaataatttgaaaatattatttgtaaattCGTTTTATTGTCAGTCACTTAGTCAACAATGATACAACAAATTTCTCCCAGTAAGGGAGAGCGATCAACAAACATTAACAACAGGAGGGAGGAAAACGAGATCAGTGAGTAAGAATCCACTTCCGTCAAGAATGAGGCTGTGAACTCTCTTTTTCTAATGGATGTGTATGTATTCATCAGTGCCACGTCTGTTTCTGTTTCACCACCCGTGCccatgtccacctcctccacctccatGGCTACCACCTCCGTGTCCCCAACCACCATGGCCGCCGCCTCCatgtccgccgccgccgcctccgtgtCCACCACCGCCGCCTCCGTGTCCCCATCCTCCGTgtccgcctccgccgcctccgtgTCCACCACCGCCGCCTCCGTGTCCCCATCCTCCGTGTCCGCCACCGCCGCCTCCGTGTCCAccgtggccgccgccgccgcctccgtgtCCACCGCCGCCGCCTCCGTGTCCCCATCCTCCGTGTCCTCCACCGCCGCCTCCGTGTCCGCCAtgtccgccaccgccgccgcctccgtGTCCACCGTGTCcaccgccgcctcctccgccgTGTCCGCCGtgtccgccaccgccgccgcctccgtGTCCACCGTGTCCACCACCACCTCCGCCTCCGTGTCCTCCGCCTCCGtggccgccaccgccgcctccgtgtccaccaccgccgcctccgtggccaccgccgccgccaccactgcCGCCTCCACTGCTGTGTCCCCACTCGTGGTGTTCGGAATGACCTCCCTTCTTCCCATAATCAGAGTGGTGTCCGTGGTGCGAGTCATGACCCCCAGCGGACTTGTGACCCTTGTGGTCGTGGTGGTGTCCTCCCTTCTCGTGATGGCCTTTCTTGCCGTGATGGCCCTCGTGGTGGCCGCCGTGGTAGTGGCCTCCCTTCTTGTGTCCACCGCTCTTTCCTTCATGGTGCGAGCCGTGTTCTCCGTGTTTGCTGTGGTGCCCACCCTCGTGGTGTTCATCGTAAAACTCGTGCTTCTTTCCATACTCGTCCTTCTTGTGCACTGAGTGGCCGCCCTTGGTGCTGTGACCCTTGGAATGCTTGCCACCTTCCCCGTACTTGGCGCCCTTCTCGCCCTTCTCGCCGTAGTGATGTTCTCCGTAGTGACCGCCCTCCTCATGATGGCTCTTCTTCTTGCCTCCGTGGTCAGAGTAGTGTCCACTGTGCCCTTCCTTGTCGTGGTGGCCCTTTGAACCCTTCTCGTGCTCATGGTATCCCTGTTCGTAAAGAAAACATTATCTTTTCATTTATGCTTTCATCGAAAAGGAGgtactaatttaaattttttttaaaaactattgGTTCCTCTGAGTCGACAAGTATCTTAAGTGTTAACATTTTTCATATTCTAAATTAGTCAACAGAAGAATTTACTTTAAATAAGGGGTCGAACACACAAATGAAAACTAGCTTGTTGTGGCTGAGGATAAGAGTTAACAGACACAAACACTAAAAAGTACGATCAAGAGACTACCAGAAGTAGAAGCTGCGATGTTTAAAAAGAATTGCTGGCGCTAGAAGGGAGACTAAAGCTCCACGAAGGAAAGATATGAAGACTTTATAGAAGGAGGACACACGTTCAGAAATGCGTGTACAGTTGtgaaaataatgaataataataaaagtagCGTGTTTCCCAATGTTTGCAAAACTTTAATGTGACAGTAACTCGGCAACATCACTGCCACTTTATCCTAACAGCTCTTTATTTGACCTCACAAGGCTGAATCTTATCATTTAATACTTTCTCACTCCAGAAAAGTACTGAGACAATCAACTTGAATTAAGCACATGATGTAGGTATTATCAGCAAGTGGCTGTAACCATCAgccttcagaaaaattgtatggaaCGCTTTGTAGAACAGATTTTAGCACGACAACAGTTAGATTAAACGAATGAACTGATAAGGTGAAAATCTGTATCAAGTAAGAGACTCTAAATTTTTATGTTCAATAATGCTGGATAAGACGATCGGGACTGAAGTTTCGCTGCAGTGTCGACAGCCCAGTTTCACTTGAGGAATTACAGTGTAGAAAATGTGTGGAGAAGAatctgttatattttctgtgtTGATAGTCACCAGTTTTGTTGTTCTGAGTTCACATTAAACTGTAATTTCCCCTGTAAGTTGCTGGGTAGGTAAGATTATAGGTCAGATGAAGGCAAAACCACTACGACGAGGAAAGCACTGTCGTGCTCAAACGAGCCAAAGGGTTCACGAGAGCTTTCCCTTAAGAACACATCTGCCCGTGAATGACAGATCACTTTATGTGATCAGTTATTTGTTCTTCTtctgtactgggagatgaagaagcttgcacagaatagagtagcgtggagagctgcatcaagccagtctcaggactgaagaccacaacaacaacaacttttaaacTGTGAGAAATTCGGTGTACAGGGTCGCCTGCTGGACTCGAGTGGAATGGCCAGTAAGAAGGTGGAAAAAATTCGCATCTCAATCCACGTTCATCAGTCTCACCTTGTATCCTTTGTCACCCTTGTGGCCGTGGCCGCCGTGGTGGCCAGAGTGGTGTTCGTGGCCACCACCTTTCTCGAAGTGGTGTCCGCCGtggccgccgctgccgccaccgccgcccccgtggccaccaccaccgccgcccccgTGGCCCCCGtggccaccaccaccgccgcccccgTGGCCTCCGtggccaccaccaccgccgcccccgTGGCCTCCGTGGccaccgcctcctccgcctccatgTCCCCAGTGGGAGGCGGCCGACTCGAGGTCAGCGGGGGCGGCTTCTTCCTCCTTGCCCACAGTCCGGGCGCCAGCCAATACGGCCACGCAGAGCGCCAGCCCCGCGTAGAGGCAGAGGCGCTCCATCCGCGCCATCACCGACAGTCCAAGGTCTAACAGGCAGCGGCGGTCAGTTCACCTGTAACCAGCAAGTGACGAGAGCTTCATTTAGTTGTCTATATTAGCAATAACGGACATAACTGGGCAGACAAAATCCTTTCTAAGCCTACATATGAAAGATCTCCGAAGTACTGATAGCCACCTCCAGGACACTTCACGCTAATTCTAGATTGATGATGGTCTCAATTTGGCTAGGGACGAAGTCCACAAGTCTCTTCAGTATACCATGTCCAGCGGAAGCTATCATTGGTGACTACATCCTGTAGAGCTACGCAACTGCAGGGATGTCACCtgctacttttgtttttctttcttctttttccttttctcatATTTTTAAGGTGTCAGCATCGTTATAGATCGGATTTGACAGTGCCAGTGGAATTCGGTCGCCGGATGCGCTACCTGACCTCACCCGTCGTCCAACGAAGGAATCGGTATAATAGCTCCTCCGTCCATGAGTGACTAAAATTCGGAAGTGCCAGACGTGCGGCTGGGATTGGGGTCACGTGAAGTCCCTTGCTCGCCATATTGGGTTCACTGTATTTGCGTTAACTTGCGTGTTATGGCAGTACGCCATTAAAAGGCAACAGCGTAAGGATGGTTTATCACAAACGCATCACTCTAGTTAGGATTTGTGATAGTTAATGTGTGTTCGACTGTAAAAGTCCTAAGGAGGTTTCATATAAGGAATAATAAAGCCAAAACAAGCAGCGGTCGGTGTGGTCCTGTGAATAGAGACCTGCAGAAGcgtgttctgcaatattcgatgtttcATACAAGAGCGTACTCTTTCAGTAATGCCTGTTCCATTTCGTGACTACAGTCTGATTAAAAAACTAAAGAAAGATGAAACTGGTGCGAGTGAAAtaactggcaataacatttgtatttGACCTTGTCAGaaatatttgaccattttttcccgaATGTATCGCGATTTCCGAGGGCGTGGTTAGCCAGAAATATAGGAGAAAAGTTAAAATTCCTGCGAATGAAACGAGCAGCAAGTCATATTTATAGTCTTGCTCGTCATAGGTATTTATCTGCGATGGAATTCTAAAAAGGCTTTCgtaaatttggtggccaagagaaAGATCACACCACACAGCGAGCGCGAGATGTCACGTGACCGGTACCCGATTTCATCGGCGAGCTCGAAAACTGGTTGAGATGAATCGTAATTCACTGGCATGACTTAAGTCAGCGGTGGAAGGCACATTATCACCTGTTAACAGTTCTAAAACTACCACAAGACGCCAAAGCAGCTAGTGCGGTTTCTTAAGGAGGTGACTAACATTTTGTCCGTTGAGATTAATATGCAAAGTAGTGGAGTAACACAGGATTAAGTAACTTGTCTTAGACACGCTAAGACTCTGGTCTCTCGTTCAGGGGTTTCACTGAATCAGATCCCTGTACGAATATTCAGATTCGCATGTCCGAGCTTTGGTTAAGTCGCTTAAGGCAAAACCCGAGATGATACGGTCCATTTCCTTCCCAATACATACTCAATCTGGGATCGTCCTTTGTGTAATGAACTCGTCATCGACGGGATATTAAACTGCAAACTACCTTCCTACTTCCTCGTCTGACACAAAGGAAAGATTCTGTGGCAGTTCTTCAGGCAACCGATTGACCGTACACGACTGTCTTGTCCAGACGAGTGGATCTAGAGGCACCGATTTTTCTGTTCGACTATGGTAAACTCGATGACGCTTCACGTATTGGCACGTTAGAGGATCATGTTAGATGCAGAACTTAACAGAGAGAAGGAAAGATGCTGAGCAAAATAATCATTTTAACTATGCCTTGAactatactgttttgttattttactCTGTTATTTGCAGAATTAGAATAACATTTCACAATTTAACCAATTGCAGCCAGTCAGTGATAAAATTAAACTAGTTGCACACGCCGCGTTTAGTAGCATCAGGTGCTTACATTGTGTGGTCATTTTTAAAACGTGGCTGGAGTCAGAAAAATAACCACTGCGTGTTCGGAAACGATTAAGTTGTTCTTTTGAATGTGtcactgatagatttaaagaatgtactACGTCAGTTACCATTTCTGCTAACAGAATATAATGTTTTCGCTAAATGGTATTGTTCCCTACAATGAGACACAAGGTACGTAGAATTGGCCACAGATTCCTTTTTTAGCACTGGAATGTGACCCTTTTCGGAGTGTTCCCTGTGACTTTAAACGGAAACAGCAATTTTACGATCAGTGGTTCTCGAATCCAATGTCAGTTTCAAATTGGACAAGTGACAAAATTTCGGTCCTTGGGCCAAGCGAAAGGAACACAAAAAGGCTTTTTTGATCGGAATATCAACTATGGGAAACGTTCAAACACTTCATTTGAAATGGAGGTCTTAAATTTGTCGCTTTTTTGGGAATTGTATGCTTAGGAAGATACTAGTTATTCGACGCTCAGGTTCAATGTAAACAATGTTTGTTGAGAAATAAGCACCCGGTTGTTAGTAAAAAATACCGATCAAGGACTGGCGCTCTGAGGATTCCGTACAAGCTTAATTGTGTATACAGATAATTGAcctgtaagttttgatgagtgagtttgtgagcatcaaagaatgtgacataaatggccgtgtcttttgatggctcaaaatggctctgagcactatgggacttaacagctatggtcatcagtcccctagaacttagaactacttaaccgagcggggtggcgcagtggtcagacactggactcgcattcgggaggacgacggttcaatcccgcgtccggccatcctgatttaggttttccgtgatttccctaaatcactccaggcaaatgccgggatggttccactgaaagggcacggccgacttccttcctaatccttccctaatctgatgagaccgatgaccacgctgtctggtctccttccccaaaccaaccaaccaaccaaccttagaactacttaaacctaactaacctaaggacatcacacaacacccagccatcacgaggcagagaaaatccctgaccccgccgggaatcgaacccgggaacccgggcgtgggaagcgagaacgctaccgcacgaccacgagatgcgggcgtgtcttttgattACATTTACttagattaaaatggttcaaatggctctgagcactatgggactcaactgctgaggtcataagtcccctagaacttagaactacttaaacctaactaacctaaggacaacacacacatccatgcccgaggcaggattcg containing:
- the LOC126199644 gene encoding uncharacterized protein LOC126199644; its protein translation is GGGGGGGHGGHGGGGGGGHGGHGGGGGGGHGGHGGGGGGGHGGGGGGSGGHGGHHFEKGGGHEHHSGHHGGHGHKGDKGYKGYHEHEKGSKGHHDKEGHSGHYSDHGGKKKSHHEEGGHYGEHHYGEKGEKGAKYGEGGKHSKGHSTKGGHSVHKKDEYGKKHEFYDEHHEGGHHSKHGEHGSHHEGKSGGHKKGGHYHGGHHEGHHGKKGHHEKGGHHHDHKGHKSAGGHDSHHGHHSDYGKKGGHSEHHEWGHSSGGGSGGGGGGHGGGGGGHGGGGGGHGGGGHGGGGGGGHGGHGGGGGGGHGGHGGGGGGGHGGHGGGGGGGHGGHGGGGGGHGGWGHGGGGGGHGGGGGGHGGHGGGGGGHGGWGHGGGGGGHGGGGGGHGGWGHGGGGGGHGGGGGGHGGGGHGGWGHGGGSHGGGGGGHGHGW